From Solibacillus isronensis, the proteins below share one genomic window:
- the kynA gene encoding tryptophan 2,3-dioxygenase yields the protein MDKRSISDLQHKLKDEKGIHTDFREEMTYSDYLSLAPLLNSQNRLSDHHDEMLFIIIHQVSELWMKLIIHEMRGAIQAIEKGEMQPAFKMLARVSKIQMQIIQAWDVLATMTPAEYLEFRDELGKASGFQSYQYRLIEFALGYKTPYILKIYEKEPDILAVLKEAYDAPSIYDVAIQALAKAGLPITEALLNRDFSVVYSGDDSVAAAWKTVYENIDKYWDLYQLGEKLVDIEDSLQQWRFRHMKTVERIIGFKVGTGGSSGVNYLRKVLDHRFFPELWDLRTVL from the coding sequence GTGGATAAACGTTCAATTTCGGATTTGCAACACAAGCTAAAGGATGAAAAGGGGATTCATACGGATTTCCGTGAAGAAATGACGTACAGCGATTATTTGAGTCTGGCCCCTCTTTTAAACAGTCAAAATCGTCTTTCCGACCATCATGATGAGATGCTGTTTATTATTATTCACCAGGTGAGTGAACTGTGGATGAAGCTCATCATCCACGAAATGCGCGGTGCGATACAAGCGATTGAAAAAGGTGAAATGCAGCCAGCATTTAAAATGCTCGCACGCGTATCGAAAATCCAAATGCAGATTATTCAGGCGTGGGATGTATTAGCAACGATGACTCCGGCGGAATATTTGGAGTTTCGGGATGAACTGGGGAAAGCATCGGGGTTCCAAAGTTATCAGTATCGCTTAATCGAATTTGCACTTGGCTATAAAACACCATATATACTCAAAATCTATGAGAAAGAACCGGACATTCTCGCAGTTCTTAAAGAGGCGTACGATGCGCCGAGTATTTATGATGTAGCGATTCAAGCATTGGCTAAAGCAGGATTGCCAATAACTGAAGCTTTGCTAAATCGTGATTTTTCGGTAGTATATAGTGGTGACGATTCTGTTGCCGCCGCATGGAAGACCGTCTATGAAAATATCGATAAATACTGGGATTTATACCAGCTTGGTGAAAAGCTTGTCGATATTGAAGATTCCTTGCAGCAGTGGCGTTTCCGTCATATGAAAACGGTCGAGCGCATCATTGGCTTTAAAGTGGGCACAGGTGGCTCATCAGGGGTCAATTATTTGCGAAAAGTGCTCGATCACCGCTTTTTCCCGGAACTTTGGGATTTGCGGACAGTACTATAG
- a CDS encoding sodium-dependent transporter has protein sequence MEKSKGQWSSKLGFVLASAGAAIGLGAIWKMPYVAGQSGGGAFFLIFVLLTLIIGLPMLLSEYIIGRATQKEAVTAYKVLAPNTKAWAWIGKLGIIGCFLLLSFYSVVGGWIFVYSGVSVVGEVIAPTVEPGAFFGQVTGTPWIALLGLGLFTLANVVIIALGVQNGIEKANKFMMPLLFIMFFVLVVRAVTLDGAMEGIKFFLYPDFSNITGESILYALGQSFFALAVGFSCLVTYSSYLKKDVSLPNSAGSVVGLSIFVSFLAGLAIFPVVFAFDMEVASGPPLLFMVLPAAFSQMPFGELFLALFLILFLFATLTSAFSMYEIIVAAIIEKWKISRAKITIIIGIFVFIASIPSTLTYSTLGDVSIFGRNIFDFTDFLVSNIILPVGNLLIAIFIMHIMDKNLVKSELLQGSKMGEGFYKTYRFLMTFVVPTVIVVVLAYLVIQY, from the coding sequence ATGGAGAAGAGTAAAGGACAGTGGTCAAGTAAGTTAGGATTTGTATTAGCGTCAGCGGGCGCAGCGATTGGGCTCGGGGCAATTTGGAAAATGCCTTATGTAGCCGGTCAAAGTGGAGGTGGCGCATTCTTCCTGATTTTTGTGCTGCTGACATTAATTATCGGGCTGCCAATGCTTTTATCGGAATATATTATCGGGCGTGCCACACAAAAAGAGGCGGTTACTGCCTATAAAGTATTGGCGCCGAATACGAAGGCTTGGGCTTGGATTGGTAAGCTCGGCATTATTGGCTGTTTCTTATTATTATCGTTTTACAGTGTAGTTGGCGGCTGGATTTTTGTTTACAGCGGAGTTTCGGTTGTGGGAGAAGTTATCGCGCCGACTGTGGAACCAGGGGCATTTTTCGGACAAGTAACAGGTACACCTTGGATTGCTTTACTCGGTTTGGGATTGTTTACATTGGCGAATGTTGTAATCATTGCGCTTGGTGTTCAAAACGGGATTGAAAAGGCAAATAAATTCATGATGCCGTTACTGTTTATTATGTTCTTCGTTTTAGTTGTAAGAGCCGTAACATTGGACGGAGCAATGGAAGGGATTAAGTTTTTCCTGTATCCGGACTTTTCGAACATTACCGGTGAATCAATTTTGTATGCGTTAGGGCAATCATTTTTTGCGCTGGCTGTTGGATTCTCATGTTTAGTTACATATAGTTCTTATTTAAAGAAAGATGTGAGCTTACCGAATTCAGCAGGTTCTGTTGTAGGATTAAGTATTTTCGTATCGTTCTTGGCGGGACTGGCGATTTTCCCGGTTGTTTTTGCCTTTGATATGGAAGTGGCGAGCGGACCACCATTATTGTTCATGGTATTGCCTGCAGCGTTCTCGCAAATGCCGTTTGGTGAACTGTTTTTAGCGCTATTCTTAATTCTGTTTTTATTTGCAACATTAACGTCAGCGTTTAGTATGTATGAAATTATCGTTGCTGCCATTATTGAAAAATGGAAAATTAGCCGTGCAAAAATTACAATCATCATCGGTATCTTTGTATTTATCGCTTCGATTCCTTCGACATTAACGTACAGTACATTAGGTGATGTTTCGATTTTTGGACGCAATATTTTTGATTTCACCGACTTTTTAGTTTCGAATATCATTTTACCGGTCGGCAACTTGCTAATCGCGATTTTTATAATGCATATTATGGATAAAAATCTTGTGAAAAGCGAGCTGTTGCAAGGAAGTAAAATGGGTGAAGGCTTTTATAAAACATATCGCTTTTTAATGACCTTCGTTGTACCGACAGTCATTGTCGTGGTTCTTGCATATTTAGTCATTCAATATTAG
- the kynB gene encoding arylformamidase, producing MWIDITQTMKNGMPNWPGDTPFSFEVGFTKQQTGSVNIGRITTSLHTGTHADAPFHFNSEAETIEQLDVNVYIGDCVIVDCIGQEVITAQSLASMDFHSVKRVLFKTVEQLGEEFPGTIPVISPDVAPFLKERGVILLGIDNPSVDPLDSKEVLAHHKLYEHGIHILEGLDLRQVQQGIYELIALPLKIAGADGAPVRAVVRKKVDSAE from the coding sequence ATGTGGATTGATATTACACAGACGATGAAAAATGGGATGCCGAACTGGCCGGGGGATACACCGTTTTCTTTTGAAGTCGGGTTTACGAAACAACAGACGGGCTCGGTCAATATCGGGCGAATCACGACTTCGCTGCACACGGGTACACATGCAGATGCACCGTTTCATTTTAACAGTGAAGCTGAGACAATCGAGCAATTGGATGTAAATGTGTATATCGGTGACTGCGTGATTGTGGATTGTATTGGGCAGGAAGTCATTACAGCTCAGTCTTTGGCATCGATGGATTTCCATAGTGTAAAGCGTGTACTATTTAAAACAGTGGAACAGCTCGGTGAAGAATTTCCGGGAACCATTCCCGTAATTTCTCCTGATGTCGCGCCATTTTTAAAAGAGCGCGGTGTAATATTGCTTGGCATTGACAATCCTTCCGTTGATCCGTTGGACAGCAAGGAAGTATTGGCACATCATAAGTTGTACGAACATGGCATTCATATTCTGGAAGGGCTCGATTTAAGGCAAGTTCAGCAAGGTATTTATGAACTGATCGCACTGCCGCTAAAAATAGCAGGTGCTGACGGTGCACCTGTTCGTGCGGTCGTTCGTAAAAAAGTTGATTCAGCAGAATAA
- a CDS encoding methyl-accepting chemotaxis protein, with amino-acid sequence MKKRNGKVNWIHQLNLIITIVLAILIVSPLVIANGFSNSIPYVIAGGGVILLSSANYFLNISNFAKGLIFVLIPAFVVFLLFYLDGYSINKHYMLLVTFIMCAMYFNERMIKIFLLIASISYILLYIAVPENLLGVNANLSVFITIFVSMTGCNFLLYRLTQWGNKLIKDAQEKEREANELLENLSSILNKIEEGSNQLASSITHVNDNVGTLNVASETILQSSNQMAAAIHNEAGMIQQINEQMILSHDNMVKTKESSESTVKDSDEVQVAIEQSWKQVHDVTADMATLSDSIDLTTTTIDNMQESLANVNNLLNGIKAIADQTNLLSLNASIEAARAGEHGKGFAVVAEEVKKLAEESANIATSITVVTQQLLERATTAQLKAYEGKEAVHSSVGTLNNITGSFDGIKQSFNGIQGKINQNMSIISYTNELVEEVMNQIENLSAISEENAAMTEEIASSIHEEHVMMKSIADASNELQQLQSELAEITKRQ; translated from the coding sequence TTGAAGAAACGCAACGGAAAAGTTAATTGGATTCATCAACTCAATCTAATTATTACGATAGTATTGGCAATTTTAATTGTTTCACCACTTGTTATTGCAAATGGTTTTAGTAATTCAATCCCTTATGTGATTGCAGGGGGCGGTGTCATTTTATTATCGTCGGCCAATTATTTCCTGAATATATCCAACTTCGCCAAAGGTTTAATTTTTGTACTGATACCAGCATTTGTCGTATTTTTATTATTTTACCTGGATGGATATTCTATAAATAAACATTACATGCTGCTTGTAACATTTATTATGTGTGCAATGTATTTTAATGAACGAATGATTAAAATATTTTTACTGATCGCCAGTATTTCTTATATTTTATTATACATAGCAGTACCGGAAAATTTATTAGGGGTAAATGCAAATCTCTCGGTATTTATTACGATTTTTGTAAGTATGACAGGCTGTAACTTTTTGCTTTACCGATTAACACAATGGGGCAACAAATTAATAAAGGATGCCCAGGAAAAAGAGCGGGAAGCGAATGAACTGTTAGAAAATTTATCCTCTATTTTAAATAAAATTGAGGAAGGTTCAAACCAGCTTGCTTCTAGCATTACACATGTAAATGACAATGTTGGTACATTGAATGTAGCGAGCGAGACGATTTTACAGTCTTCGAATCAAATGGCAGCAGCTATTCATAATGAAGCGGGGATGATTCAGCAGATTAATGAACAAATGATTTTATCGCATGATAATATGGTGAAAACGAAGGAGTCCTCTGAATCGACTGTAAAGGATTCGGATGAAGTGCAAGTAGCGATTGAACAGAGCTGGAAACAGGTACATGATGTGACAGCGGATATGGCAACATTAAGTGACTCTATTGATTTAACGACAACGACAATTGACAATATGCAAGAGAGCCTTGCGAATGTCAATAACCTGTTAAATGGTATTAAAGCCATTGCTGATCAAACGAATTTGCTGTCTTTAAATGCCTCAATTGAAGCGGCAAGAGCAGGGGAGCACGGGAAAGGTTTTGCCGTTGTTGCAGAAGAAGTGAAAAAACTGGCGGAAGAGAGTGCGAATATTGCAACGAGTATTACCGTTGTTACTCAGCAGCTGCTTGAACGAGCAACAACTGCCCAGTTAAAAGCATATGAAGGAAAAGAAGCGGTCCATTCAAGTGTTGGCACATTGAACAATATTACTGGTTCATTTGATGGCATTAAGCAATCATTTAATGGTATTCAAGGGAAAATTAATCAAAACATGTCGATCATTTCGTATACGAACGAACTTGTTGAAGAAGTAATGAATCAAATTGAAAATCTGTCCGCTATTTCTGAAGAAAATGCCGCTATGACTGAAGAAATCGCGAGTTCAATACATGAAGAGCATGTCATGATGAAATCAATTGCAGATGCGAGTAATGAACTTCAGCAATTGCAAAGCGAATTGGCGGAAATTACGAAGCGACAATAA
- a CDS encoding cAMP-binding protein — protein sequence MKNVNRLFLIIAIIILVIIGRYFMAQNEVTVIPDVTAATNEQTIETVRGSYCWHSAGEAECVDTAAPHEIISTQNTPYVKVQPGEELEFQYSQNVTSVSIQQWIKDYDYKEIATSTRFTAPKEKGKYIISSMARFGNGDVTDSIAIEVE from the coding sequence ATGAAAAATGTAAATCGTTTATTTCTCATTATCGCCATCATAATTCTTGTTATAATTGGCCGTTATTTTATGGCCCAAAATGAAGTGACGGTAATTCCTGACGTAACAGCAGCAACGAATGAACAGACGATTGAAACAGTTCGAGGAAGCTATTGCTGGCATTCAGCAGGTGAAGCAGAGTGTGTGGATACTGCTGCCCCGCATGAAATTATAAGTACGCAAAATACCCCTTACGTAAAAGTACAGCCAGGGGAAGAACTGGAGTTTCAATATAGTCAGAATGTAACGAGTGTATCCATACAACAATGGATTAAAGATTACGATTATAAAGAAATTGCCACATCGACACGCTTTACTGCCCCAAAGGAAAAAGGAAAATATATCATTTCCAGTATGGCGCGCTTTGGCAACGGTGATGTGACAGATAGTATTGCAATAGAAGTAGAATAA
- a CDS encoding heat-shock protein codes for MKNNDSKSILLFLLFAFITNLVYVASQRIENLELPLALVIFALFILFIVLVLKLNLRPIVITLATISALLDINSIFYLALPEFYTIGFTIGVLVFLGFSFKKSKDAILAAIGFCIMNILINIEFFIQWEWVYLLVLHSILFIIANRLKFTITKRIYLGFFSVTFIFLVIGMLVDHNYLATFGLLLYLAVLIAIYFVIRRQLEQQPTYKLH; via the coding sequence ATGAAAAACAATGATTCGAAAAGCATCCTACTCTTTTTACTATTTGCTTTTATCACCAATTTAGTCTATGTCGCTTCTCAACGCATAGAAAATCTGGAGCTGCCTTTAGCGCTCGTCATATTTGCTCTATTTATATTATTTATTGTGCTTGTTTTAAAGCTCAACTTAAGACCAATTGTCATTACACTGGCAACAATCTCAGCTTTGCTCGATATTAATTCGATTTTCTATTTGGCTCTTCCTGAATTTTATACAATCGGCTTTACAATCGGAGTCCTAGTATTTCTTGGTTTTTCCTTTAAAAAGTCTAAAGATGCCATACTGGCCGCGATTGGTTTTTGTATAATGAACATACTGATTAATATAGAATTTTTCATACAATGGGAATGGGTTTACCTTTTAGTGTTACATAGTATTCTATTTATCATCGCCAACAGATTAAAATTTACGATTACGAAAAGAATCTATTTAGGATTTTTCAGTGTGACTTTCATTTTTCTCGTTATCGGAATGTTGGTTGATCACAATTATTTAGCCACATTTGGACTTCTCCTGTATTTGGCGGTACTTATTGCGATTTATTTCGTTATCCGAAGACAACTTGAACAACAACCTACTTATAAATTACATTGA
- a CDS encoding class I SAM-dependent methyltransferase — protein sequence MKQNIYDNALFFKGYEEIRNRKFNYNNLLERPNFLVLMPDVKGKILLDLGCGKGEFANDCVLNGAQHVDAIDISDNMITAAKERYRSVRLHFQNISIEDIQLEETYYHLITSALALHYVADFEGVIQKVSQALCPEGVFLFSIEHPISTANKGVEQWILDETRTISHFAVARYRDEGKRTQNWLVDHVVMYHRTIETIINTLIINGLQIEKIVEPMPTDEAIELLPSLQKEQHRPSFLIVKARKTI from the coding sequence ATGAAGCAAAATATTTATGATAATGCCTTATTTTTTAAAGGATATGAAGAAATTCGAAATCGGAAATTCAATTATAACAATTTGCTGGAGCGGCCCAATTTTTTAGTGTTAATGCCGGATGTTAAAGGGAAAATATTGTTAGATTTAGGATGTGGAAAAGGGGAGTTTGCAAATGACTGTGTTTTAAATGGGGCACAGCATGTCGATGCAATCGATATTTCGGATAACATGATTACCGCAGCAAAAGAGCGCTATAGAAGTGTTCGTCTCCATTTTCAAAATATTTCAATTGAAGACATTCAATTAGAGGAAACGTATTATCATCTCATTACAAGTGCATTGGCACTACATTATGTGGCAGATTTTGAAGGGGTAATACAAAAGGTAAGTCAAGCATTATGTCCGGAAGGGGTATTCCTATTTTCTATTGAGCATCCAATATCGACTGCAAATAAAGGTGTGGAGCAATGGATTTTGGACGAGACGCGCACAATCTCTCATTTTGCAGTTGCTCGTTACCGGGATGAAGGGAAACGAACACAAAATTGGCTCGTAGATCATGTCGTGATGTATCATCGCACAATAGAAACAATTATTAATACATTAATTATTAATGGGCTGCAAATCGAGAAAATAGTGGAGCCAATGCCGACAGACGAAGCAATCGAATTACTACCAAGTCTACAAAAAGAACAGCATCGCCCTTCTTTTTTAATCGTGAAGGCGAGAAAAACAATATAA
- a CDS encoding PepSY domain-containing protein produces the protein MNKKFLAIPALLVAIGGGAVFAQSDLFAQAENNPSISAGEAKKIALKQLDGEIIGFEYDSDDRTPHYEIDIVKNNEKIEVEVNAGTGKAVVTEREKISTVKAVKTDDTVKATDSVNNSAIITEKQAIEIAQAKAKGTVTDIELDEDDNRLIYEIEIRNGKMEYDFEIDAKTGDIIKYEEDLDDDRFND, from the coding sequence ATGAATAAAAAATTTTTAGCAATCCCTGCATTACTAGTAGCAATTGGTGGAGGTGCTGTATTCGCACAATCTGATTTATTTGCGCAAGCCGAAAACAACCCAAGTATTTCAGCTGGTGAGGCAAAGAAAATCGCGTTAAAACAATTGGACGGAGAAATTATCGGTTTTGAATATGATAGCGATGACCGCACACCACATTATGAAATCGACATCGTGAAAAACAATGAAAAAATCGAAGTTGAAGTGAATGCTGGCACAGGTAAAGCGGTAGTAACGGAACGTGAAAAAATTAGTACAGTGAAAGCAGTAAAAACAGACGATACAGTAAAAGCAACAGATTCAGTGAACAATTCTGCTATCATTACTGAAAAGCAGGCAATTGAAATTGCTCAAGCAAAAGCAAAAGGAACAGTAACAGACATTGAATTGGATGAAGATGATAACCGTCTGATCTATGAAATCGAAATCCGTAACGGTAAAATGGAATACGATTTTGAAATCGATGCAAAAACTGGAGATATTATTAAGTACGAAGAAGATCTAGACGATGACCGTTTTAATGACTAA